From Campylobacter concisus, a single genomic window includes:
- a CDS encoding c-type cytochrome produces MRLIMSLVAAALLFVGCEKSDDKAQKAASEQPINVATSASIKVEKKENNQSTNKQNDFIKYDMHGEKSVKFGLEDNNVSRQIGALAMVRTPLQTINLRLIKGRLSKNFITKCSACHDDYANGIIGPSLLTKSENEIYTMINAYKNKEKVNVLMRDLVKKMDDSEIRNLAKEISDFNTQFRSK; encoded by the coding sequence ATGAGATTAATAATGTCTTTAGTGGCTGCTGCTTTGCTATTTGTCGGCTGTGAAAAGAGCGATGACAAAGCGCAAAAAGCAGCTAGCGAGCAACCAATAAATGTAGCCACGAGTGCTAGCATAAAGGTTGAAAAAAAAGAAAATAATCAAAGTACAAATAAACAAAATGATTTCATAAAATACGATATGCACGGCGAAAAGAGCGTAAAATTTGGACTTGAAGATAATAATGTAAGCCGCCAAATCGGTGCTTTAGCAATGGTAAGAACCCCTCTTCAAACTATAAATTTAAGACTTATAAAGGGTAGACTTAGCAAAAATTTCATTACAAAATGCTCAGCTTGTCACGATGATTACGCAAATGGCATCATCGGGCCATCACTTTTAACAAAAAGTGAAAATGAAATTTATACAATGATAAATGCTTATAAAAATAAAGAAAAAGTCAATGTTTTAATGCGAGACCTTGTTAAAAAAATGGATGATAGTGAAATCAGAAATTTAGCTAAAGAAATCAGTGATTTTAATACACAATTTAGGAGCAAATAA
- a CDS encoding cytochrome C codes for MSKYKIYTIVALVLMTVCFTLPVLGWHGAKERIADGDELPSYTYGIYNLYSSFQYKNHLLSKDVASDLHKMIEQKAEIGTPSFPIWYVSLEAPNYPKSAFPDGIPVYFHVDGYSGDVHEMNTINHYIGMYPMEHGGNLERAIAPYYLLISTLCMLAFLYYNGKFNSLLMVPTIIAPVLFMSAFAGWLYWYGHNMQEWGAFKIKPFMPTVLGDGSVAQFTTHSYPSIGFWVMIAMSVFCILAVFSKKKELNA; via the coding sequence ATGAGTAAATATAAAATTTATACCATTGTTGCACTTGTCTTAATGACTGTTTGTTTTACTTTGCCTGTTCTTGGTTGGCACGGAGCAAAAGAGCGTATAGCTGATGGTGATGAACTACCATCTTATACTTACGGTATATATAATCTTTATAGCTCATTTCAGTATAAAAATCATCTTTTATCAAAAGATGTAGCAAGCGATCTTCATAAGATGATCGAGCAAAAAGCAGAGATAGGCACACCATCTTTTCCTATCTGGTACGTCTCTCTTGAAGCTCCAAATTATCCAAAATCAGCCTTTCCTGATGGAATTCCTGTATATTTTCACGTAGATGGATATAGTGGCGATGTGCATGAGATGAATACGATAAATCACTACATCGGTATGTATCCTATGGAGCATGGTGGAAATTTAGAGCGAGCGATAGCACCTTATTATTTGCTTATTTCAACGCTTTGTATGCTTGCATTTTTGTATTACAACGGCAAATTTAACTCACTTCTTATGGTTCCAACCATTATCGCGCCTGTGCTATTTATGAGCGCATTTGCAGGATGGCTTTACTGGTATGGACACAATATGCAAGAGTGGGGTGCATTTAAGATTAAACCATTTATGCCAACAGTTTTAGGCGATGGTAGCGTCGCGCAATTTACAACGCACTCTTATCCAAGTATCGGATTTTGGGTTATGATCGCTATGAGCGTATTTTGCATACTTGCAGTATTTTCAAAGAAAAAAGAGCTAAATGCGTAA
- a CDS encoding TonB-dependent siderophore receptor, which translates to MKKILFSLVALNLALPQIYASENEKVLEAVDVVESERRDDANYFAKELVKSTTRLNLTSRQTPQSLTVLTEARLKDQGIKDYQVLLRNVPGVTLNKWDERVYPTARGFAIDYYLLDSMPSFGGFSLGANDMSLLPYERVEVVKGANGLLAGAGNPAASLNFIRKRADSKELKGNFGVSAGSYDRYGVNGDVQTPVNESGSVRARLSFTHEKSHSYMDYYNRKNSAIYGVVDSDIGDSSWLSLGAFYQELRRHGVRWGGMPAFYADGSRTNFSKNEIFSQPWTRWDIKTLDFYADFRHYFENEASLNLSYSFRRANTDSNLLYYGGAVNLDGTGNMSGLSVYANKREENIHNVDAYANIPYELANLSHEFVFGAMYNNYKKSSDRVSSYWLQKNTPAGLAYTARSRIDFKNLHLDDPKFPYEDQNNKDKTIQKAFYAANKLSITDELKFLLGARVSYYKYEIEGGKDNRNFTNEITPYLGVTYDIGANHTLYASYTSIFKPQTAKDANDKYLDPIQGKDYEVGIKGEYLDGALQASLGVFKIVQDKLGINTGRKNPATNADIFEAGKGVTSKGVELDINGDITKNLSLSFGATHFNAKDANGEKYATDSSRSTANLFAKYEIRDFRVGAGAMYKSKIYTGEGADEITQKGYTLANLMFGYKFAKNFDVQLNIDNLFNKKYYEGIGKNMMVYGDPRTFNLSFNYNF; encoded by the coding sequence ATGAAAAAAATTTTATTTAGCTTAGTTGCTTTAAATTTGGCGTTGCCTCAAATTTATGCTAGTGAAAATGAGAAGGTTTTAGAAGCGGTAGATGTCGTGGAAAGCGAGCGAAGAGACGACGCAAACTACTTTGCAAAAGAGCTTGTAAAAAGCACAACTAGGCTAAATTTAACCTCTCGTCAAACGCCCCAGTCGCTAACAGTGCTAACAGAGGCTAGACTAAAAGATCAAGGCATCAAAGACTATCAGGTGCTTCTTAGAAATGTACCTGGCGTCACGCTAAACAAATGGGACGAGCGCGTATATCCGACGGCTCGTGGCTTTGCGATAGATTATTACTTGCTTGATTCAATGCCTAGCTTTGGTGGCTTTAGTCTTGGCGCAAATGATATGAGCTTGCTACCTTATGAAAGAGTTGAGGTGGTAAAAGGGGCAAATGGCCTGCTTGCAGGTGCTGGCAACCCAGCTGCAAGCTTAAATTTCATAAGAAAAAGGGCAGACTCAAAGGAGCTAAAAGGGAATTTTGGTGTAAGTGCTGGCTCATACGATAGATACGGCGTAAATGGTGATGTGCAAACGCCTGTAAATGAGAGCGGAAGCGTCAGAGCGAGGCTATCTTTTACGCATGAGAAGTCGCACTCTTATATGGATTATTACAACCGAAAAAATAGCGCAATTTATGGCGTCGTAGATAGCGACATAGGTGATAGCTCATGGCTTAGTCTTGGTGCGTTTTATCAAGAGCTAAGACGCCACGGGGTTAGATGGGGCGGCATGCCAGCTTTTTACGCAGATGGTTCTAGGACAAATTTTAGTAAAAATGAAATTTTCTCTCAGCCTTGGACGAGGTGGGATATAAAAACACTTGATTTTTATGCTGATTTTAGGCACTACTTTGAAAATGAAGCGAGCTTAAATTTAAGTTACTCATTTAGACGGGCAAACACTGACTCAAATCTACTCTACTACGGCGGAGCGGTAAATTTAGACGGTACTGGCAATATGAGTGGTCTTAGCGTCTATGCAAACAAAAGAGAGGAGAATATCCACAACGTAGATGCATACGCAAATATCCCTTACGAGCTAGCAAATTTATCTCATGAGTTTGTCTTTGGCGCTATGTATAACAACTATAAAAAAAGTAGCGATAGGGTAAGTAGCTACTGGCTGCAAAAGAACACACCAGCTGGGCTTGCTTATACAGCTAGAAGCAGGATTGATTTTAAAAATTTACACCTTGATGATCCAAAGTTTCCTTACGAAGATCAAAACAACAAAGACAAAACGATACAAAAGGCATTTTATGCGGCAAATAAACTATCAATCACCGATGAGCTTAAATTCCTACTAGGTGCCAGAGTGAGCTACTACAAATACGAGATCGAGGGCGGCAAAGACAATAGAAATTTCACAAATGAGATCACACCATATCTTGGCGTAACTTACGACATCGGAGCAAACCACACTCTATATGCTAGCTACACGAGCATATTTAAACCTCAAACCGCAAAAGATGCAAATGACAAATATCTTGATCCTATCCAAGGCAAGGACTATGAAGTGGGCATCAAAGGCGAGTATCTTGACGGGGCGCTTCAAGCAAGTCTTGGTGTCTTTAAGATCGTACAAGACAAGCTTGGCATAAACACTGGCAGGAAAAATCCAGCGACAAATGCCGACATATTTGAAGCTGGCAAAGGCGTGACAAGCAAGGGTGTCGAGCTAGATATAAACGGCGATATTACTAAAAACTTAAGCCTAAGCTTTGGTGCAACGCACTTTAACGCAAAAGATGCTAATGGCGAGAAATACGCTACTGACTCATCAAGAAGCACGGCAAATTTATTTGCAAAGTATGAGATCAGAGACTTTAGGGTAGGGGCTGGAGCTATGTATAAGAGTAAAATTTACACTGGCGAAGGCGCAGATGAAATCACACAAAAAGGCTACACTTTAGCTAATTTGATGTTTGGATATAAATTTGCTAAAAACTTTGATGTACAGCTAAATATCGATAATCTCTTTAACAAAAAATACTACGAAGGCATCGGCAAAAACATGATGGTTTATGGCGATCCACGCACCTTTAATCTCAGCTTTAACTACAATTTTTAA
- a CDS encoding tetratricopeptide repeat protein: MKKSILFLAFALLSLNANWDINMQECINKSNVKACENFTKKLSSECENKDKISCFIYADMLGRGLGAEKDTQKSFEIFKSLCDDGSSEACYELATKYLQGNGTEQSFDLSANALDKACKMGSKRACNVLELVPKN, from the coding sequence ATGAAAAAATCCATTTTATTTTTAGCATTTGCACTTCTATCTTTGAATGCAAACTGGGATATAAATATGCAAGAGTGCATTAATAAAAGCAACGTTAAAGCTTGCGAGAATTTTACAAAAAAGCTTTCAAGTGAGTGTGAAAATAAAGATAAAATTTCTTGCTTTATCTATGCAGATATGCTAGGACGCGGCCTTGGCGCAGAGAAAGATACGCAAAAATCTTTTGAGATATTTAAATCGCTCTGTGATGATGGCAGCAGTGAAGCTTGCTATGAGCTAGCGACAAAGTATCTGCAAGGAAATGGCACTGAGCAAAGCTTTGATCTTTCTGCAAACGCTCTTGATAAAGCTTGCAAGATGGGCAGCAAACGAGCTTGCAATGTATTAGAGCTTGTGCCTAAAAACTAG
- a CDS encoding c-type cytochrome has protein sequence MKVGKIITIILAVAICGIMVFMLSQTPPKKEKVATNAQPKVEQNFTKEQPKSSEEFASEDELKKVKELSLSVAKVHNEGVSKQYLTTCAPCHGANAKGIVAPDITHLSKDELLKKLADYKAGKVQNSLMKGLLTNVSDSELESLADEISKFKK, from the coding sequence ATGAAAGTAGGAAAGATTATAACCATTATTTTAGCGGTAGCAATTTGCGGTATCATGGTGTTTATGTTAAGCCAGACTCCGCCTAAAAAGGAAAAAGTAGCAACTAATGCTCAGCCAAAAGTAGAGCAAAATTTTACAAAAGAGCAGCCAAAGTCTAGTGAAGAATTTGCTAGCGAAGATGAGCTAAAAAAGGTAAAAGAGCTAAGTCTAAGTGTGGCTAAAGTGCACAATGAAGGCGTTAGCAAGCAGTATCTAACAACTTGTGCTCCGTGTCATGGTGCAAATGCAAAAGGTATCGTTGCTCCTGATATAACGCATCTAAGTAAGGATGAATTACTTAAAAAGCTAGCTGATTATAAAGCTGGTAAGGTGCAAAACTCACTTATGAAGGGGCTACTTACAAATGTTAGTGATAGCGAGCTTGAAAGCCTTGCAGATGAAATTTCTAAATTTAAAAAGTAA
- a CDS encoding NapH/MauN family ferredoxin-type protein has product MDKYNTRATVRNVSFLSTLITTTKDGKKRPSIRFWRIFSIILVHLLFVLSYRVDIQILEGDISASRIFGFHLADAFMSLQVFLATHEIHVNLIIGSLSILAFYIIFGGRGFCSWICPYSLISEIAEKIHENLRAKKIVKPRVFDTKWRYVFTILFLTLSFASASLTFEIFNVVGIFSRFIIYGYFHAIWFVVAMLMVEIFFSRRAWCRYVCPIGATYSVLAKPNAIKVSWDKERCDHCLVCTDVCLVPHVLFMTKKGAKLDESKNIFRIAGADCTLCGRCIDVCHQDALKFDNGFKKLI; this is encoded by the coding sequence ATGGACAAATATAACACTCGTGCGACGGTTAGAAATGTAAGCTTTCTAAGCACGTTAATCACAACTACAAAAGATGGCAAGAAACGTCCTAGTATACGATTTTGGCGCATTTTTAGCATTATTCTAGTCCATCTTTTATTTGTGCTTTCATATAGAGTTGATATACAAATTTTAGAAGGCGACATCAGTGCCTCAAGGATATTTGGTTTTCACTTGGCAGATGCTTTTATGAGCCTGCAAGTCTTTTTGGCGACACATGAAATCCATGTAAATTTAATAATTGGCTCACTTAGTATCTTGGCCTTTTATATCATTTTTGGCGGTAGAGGCTTTTGTTCTTGGATCTGCCCATATTCATTAATAAGCGAAATAGCTGAGAAGATCCATGAAAATTTACGCGCCAAAAAGATAGTAAAACCACGAGTTTTTGACACAAAGTGGCGATATGTTTTTACCATTTTATTTTTAACCCTTAGCTTTGCTAGTGCAAGCCTTACATTTGAAATTTTTAATGTTGTTGGGATTTTTTCAAGATTTATTATCTATGGCTATTTTCATGCTATTTGGTTCGTTGTGGCTATGCTTATGGTTGAAATTTTCTTCTCACGTAGAGCTTGGTGCAGATATGTCTGTCCTATTGGAGCTACTTACTCGGTGCTAGCTAAACCAAATGCCATAAAAGTTAGCTGGGATAAAGAAAGGTGCGATCACTGCTTAGTTTGCACTGATGTTTGTCTAGTGCCTCACGTACTTTTTATGACAAAAAAGGGAGCAAAGCTTGATGAGAGCAAAAATATCTTTAGGATAGCTGGTGCTGATTGCACGCTTTGTGGTAGGTGTATTGATGTGTGTCATCAAGATGCACTGAAATTTGACAACGGCTTTAAAAAACTAATATAA
- a CDS encoding ABC transporter permease produces the protein MNNLFLIAKLDVKESFRSRWFVIYAALFSALMIGFLFSGVTDSRVLGFSGLTRALLLFIQICVIIVPIFILISTVRSINQDRDTNLLEYILSFPLSLREYYFGKALGRTFVVFVPLLFALLLCVVVGFIKGVSIPWGVLVLYFGLLFSLSIIFLSLGFFISSVIKNQETGQGVAFLLWLIMLAFIDLALIGLLMRSSVDEYVIYAIAILNPIELFRIAALSLFDPNLAVIGTASYFILSTFPKATFVAYAIIYPLLLGIILLVCGYFAFSKKDLV, from the coding sequence GTGAATAATCTTTTTTTAATAGCAAAGCTTGATGTAAAAGAGTCTTTTCGCTCAAGATGGTTTGTGATATATGCTGCGCTTTTTTCTGCTTTGATGATAGGATTTTTATTTAGCGGAGTGACTGACTCACGTGTGCTTGGCTTTTCTGGGCTTACTAGAGCACTGCTTTTGTTTATTCAAATTTGCGTCATCATTGTGCCTATTTTTATTCTCATCTCAACCGTAAGAAGTATAAATCAAGATAGAGATACAAATTTGCTTGAATACATCCTTAGCTTCCCGCTAAGCCTTAGAGAGTATTACTTTGGCAAGGCACTGGGCCGTACATTTGTTGTTTTTGTGCCACTTTTGTTTGCTCTTTTGCTTTGCGTGGTGGTTGGCTTTATCAAGGGCGTGTCGATACCTTGGGGCGTGCTGGTGCTTTACTTTGGACTACTTTTTAGCTTAAGTATCATTTTTTTATCTCTTGGATTTTTTATCTCAAGCGTGATTAAAAATCAAGAGACAGGCCAAGGTGTGGCGTTTTTACTTTGGCTTATAATGCTTGCATTTATTGATCTAGCATTAATTGGACTTCTTATGAGAAGTTCAGTCGATGAGTACGTTATTTACGCTATTGCTATACTAAATCCGATAGAACTTTTCAGGATAGCAGCGCTTAGTCTTTTTGATCCAAATTTAGCGGTTATCGGTACTGCATCTTATTTTATTTTAAGCACCTTTCCAAAGGCGACATTTGTAGCTTACGCGATTATTTATCCGCTCTTACTAGGCATTATTTTGCTAGTTTGTGGCTATTTTGCCTTTAGCAAAAAAGATTTGGTTTGA
- a CDS encoding ABC transporter ATP-binding protein has protein sequence MIDIKEVTKIFGSQRILDNVSLNVKSGEKIAILGQNGAGKSSLMRIILGEFIPNSGSIAINGVNTLKDRKGALKFISFVPQTPPPLKFNLRELCEFVCKSSNVKFEEIEKFSKLLELDLHANLNKPFYKLSGGMKQKMLIAIAFAKDSEILMFDEPTANLDVKARLSFKNLLDNFTQNKTLVFISHRIDEIANLLDRCVYMDLGKIIKEENLRSKSE, from the coding sequence TTGATAGATATAAAAGAAGTAACTAAAATTTTTGGCTCGCAAAGGATACTTGACAATGTTAGCCTAAACGTAAAATCTGGTGAAAAAATAGCAATACTTGGACAAAATGGAGCTGGCAAAAGCTCGCTCATGCGTATCATTTTAGGAGAATTTATCCCAAATAGTGGAAGTATCGCGATAAATGGCGTAAATACTCTAAAAGATAGAAAAGGGGCTTTGAAATTTATCTCATTTGTGCCACAAACCCCACCACCGCTTAAATTTAATCTACGTGAGCTTTGTGAGTTTGTTTGCAAAAGCTCAAATGTAAAATTTGAAGAGATTGAGAAATTTAGCAAGCTTTTAGAGCTTGATTTGCATGCAAATTTAAATAAGCCATTTTATAAGCTCTCTGGCGGCATGAAACAAAAGATGCTAATAGCCATCGCATTTGCTAAGGATAGTGAAATTTTGATGTTTGATGAGCCAACGGCAAATCTTGACGTGAAAGCAAGGCTTTCTTTTAAAAATTTACTTGATAACTTCACGCAAAACAAAACACTTGTTTTTATTTCACACCGTATCGATGAGATAGCAAATTTATTAGATAGATGCGTCTATATGGATCTTGGCAAGATCATCAAAGAAGAAAATTTAAGGAGCAAGAGTGAATAA
- a CDS encoding 4Fe-4S dicluster domain-containing protein, producing MDRRKFIILGSVAAAAGYGIGKILPKSSGDKLYLRPPGAVDDFDDLCVKCGQCVQVCPYHSISLLDIKDGYSNGTAYIDPKKRGCYLCDLFPCVLACPSGALDHATKVVDDVKMGVAVLSNANACMCLKREKLSEDSVEDLLVRKVYNDREEAEKDKIKGKIGQICDLCVSICPVGDSAIVMSEANLPLIKHGCVGCGVCAEVCPVKIINIAPKMSYDEIYKEKE from the coding sequence GTGGATAGAAGAAAATTTATAATTTTAGGCTCAGTCGCAGCTGCCGCAGGATATGGCATAGGTAAAATTTTGCCAAAAAGTAGCGGCGATAAACTCTATCTTAGACCGCCAGGTGCGGTTGATGACTTTGATGATCTTTGTGTCAAATGCGGTCAGTGTGTGCAGGTATGCCCTTATCACAGTATAAGTTTGCTTGATATAAAAGATGGATATTCAAATGGTACAGCATACATTGATCCTAAAAAGAGAGGTTGCTATTTATGTGATCTTTTCCCATGTGTACTCGCCTGTCCAAGTGGTGCGTTAGATCATGCTACAAAAGTTGTTGATGATGTGAAAATGGGCGTTGCTGTCTTGAGTAATGCAAATGCCTGTATGTGCCTAAAAAGAGAAAAACTAAGCGAAGATAGCGTTGAAGATTTACTTGTCCGCAAAGTTTATAACGATAGAGAAGAGGCAGAAAAAGATAAGATAAAAGGCAAAATCGGTCAAATTTGTGACCTTTGTGTCAGCATTTGCCCAGTTGGCGATAGTGCAATAGTAATGAGCGAAGCAAATTTACCACTCATAAAGCATGGCTGCGTTGGGTGTGGGGTGTGTGCTGAGGTTTGCCCTGTAAAAATTATAAATATTGCCCCGAAAATGAGTTATGATGAAATTTATAAGGAGAAAGAATGA
- a CDS encoding nitrous oxide reductase family maturation protein NosD, with product MRKIFIFALAFLPIFSSANILQDAINNASPGDVIKLGDGIYEGSITINKPLSIVGEGKNAHIKGNGKGTVVKIIASNVTLRNLKISGSGNDLGELDAGIGCDKANNVLVTQNDLSDVLFGIDFKECSSSKITENNITSKKGASLGFRGDAVRLWYSHENLIEGNYIYDSRDMVAWYASHNKFLKNKAIRGRYSLHFMYANQNLVENNDFIGNAVGMFFMYSAGSNIKNNLVMDSDGAFGIGIGLKDVSNFTIENNTLIYNARGILLDNSPFQPGSTINFLGNKILHNVVGVYFHATQGTSIFENNDFIGNMDIVANDTPGDKMALNRWSKNYYDEYESFDRDKDGYGDTPFMHLSYADQLWQYYPNLQFFYGSSVFSILNFLAKLAPFSEPVKLLEDSTPRIKPLDASNFNALRAKRG from the coding sequence ATGCGTAAAATTTTTATTTTTGCCCTTGCTTTCTTGCCTATTTTTAGCTCCGCAAATATCCTTCAAGATGCAATAAATAACGCTAGCCCTGGCGATGTTATAAAGCTAGGGGACGGCATCTATGAAGGAAGCATAACTATAAATAAGCCTCTTAGTATCGTTGGTGAGGGCAAAAACGCTCATATAAAAGGAAATGGTAAAGGCACAGTTGTAAAGATTATTGCCTCAAATGTTACGCTTAGAAATTTAAAGATAAGTGGTAGCGGAAATGACCTTGGTGAGTTAGATGCTGGCATTGGCTGTGATAAAGCAAATAATGTCTTGGTTACGCAAAATGACTTGAGTGATGTGCTTTTTGGGATTGATTTTAAAGAGTGCAGTAGCTCAAAAATCACTGAAAATAACATCACTTCTAAAAAAGGGGCCAGTCTTGGTTTTAGAGGTGATGCTGTTAGACTCTGGTATAGTCATGAAAATTTAATAGAAGGCAATTATATTTATGATAGCCGCGATATGGTTGCATGGTATGCAAGTCACAATAAATTTTTAAAAAATAAAGCGATTCGCGGTAGATACTCACTTCACTTTATGTATGCAAATCAAAATTTAGTCGAAAACAATGATTTTATCGGCAATGCAGTCGGAATGTTTTTTATGTATTCGGCTGGCTCAAATATAAAAAATAATCTTGTTATGGATAGTGATGGCGCTTTTGGTATCGGCATTGGTCTAAAAGATGTTTCAAATTTTACTATCGAAAATAACACACTTATCTATAATGCAAGAGGAATCTTGCTTGATAACTCGCCGTTTCAGCCAGGCTCAACGATAAATTTCTTAGGCAATAAAATTTTACATAACGTCGTTGGCGTATATTTTCACGCCACTCAGGGGACAAGTATCTTTGAAAATAATGATTTTATAGGCAATATGGATATCGTTGCGAACGACACTCCAGGCGATAAAATGGCATTAAATCGGTGGAGTAAAAATTATTATGATGAGTATGAGAGCTTTGATAGAGATAAAGATGGCTATGGCGATACGCCGTTTATGCATCTATCGTATGCCGATCAGCTTTGGCAGTATTATCCGAATTTGCAGTTTTTCTATGGCTCAAGTGTCTTTAGTATCTTAAATTTTTTAGCCAAACTCGCACCATTTTCTGAGCCAGTAAAGCTACTTGAAGATAGTACGCCAAGGATAAAACCACTTGATGCTTCAAATTTTAACGCATTAAGGGCAAAACGTGGATAG